The Candidatus Rokuibacteriota bacterium genomic sequence CCCGTGGGTGCCGACGACCCGCTTCGAGACCGCCTGCGCGACGAGCCACGCCGCGTTCAGGCACGCGGTGATGGAGGTCGCATCCGGGACCTCCGACGTGGTGCTCGTCGGCGGCGCCGAACGGGTACTGGACATTCCCACCGAAACGGCCACCGAGCTCTTCGCGTACGCCTCCGACGCCGCCTTCGAGCAGCCGGCCGGGCTCACGGTCCCCGGCGTCTTCGCCCTCATCGCCCGCGCCCACATGGCCAAGTACGGGACGACGGAAGAGCAGATGGCCCACGTGGCCGTGAAGAACCACCGTCACGGCGCGCTCAACCCGAAGGCCCAGTTCAGGAAGGAGATCACGCTCGAGCAGGTGCTCGCGAGCCCCAGGATCGCCGACCCGTTGAAGCTCTACGACTGCTGCCCGTTCACCGACGGCGGCGCCGCCGTGCTGCTCGCCTCCGAGGAGGCGGCGCGCCGGAGCCGCCGGCCGGTCTGGGTGCTCGCCTCCGCCGCTGCCTCCGACGCGATGTGTCTGCACGACAAGAAGGACCTGACCCGGGCGCTCGCCACCGAGCGGGCGGCGCAGACGGCCTACCGCCAGGC encodes the following:
- a CDS encoding thiolase domain-containing protein, giving the protein MRRVGVIGVGVTPFGKHERSSAELFAEAAAEALDDAGLAPTAIQAIYFGNVVGGPAERQLHMGPQAASILGLPWVPTTRFETACATSHAAFRHAVMEVASGTSDVVLVGGAERVLDIPTETATELFAYASDAAFEQPAGLTVPGVFALIARAHMAKYGTTEEQMAHVAVKNHRHGALNPKAQFRKEITLEQVLASPRIADPLKLYDCCPFTDGGAAVLLASEEAARRSRRPVWVLASAAASDAMCLHDKKDLTRALATERAAQTAYRQAGLGPKDVDVVELHDCFTIAEIVATEGLGLFEPGTGGTAAEKGWTSLGGKLPVNPSGGLKAKGHPIGATGAAQIAEIVTQLRGEAGPRQVEGARIGLAHTLGGNTATVLVSLFGLE